The proteins below come from a single Camarhynchus parvulus chromosome 29, STF_HiC, whole genome shotgun sequence genomic window:
- the ACVR1B gene encoding activin receptor type-1B, translated as MAARAPRFPPAPPAARRSPPIPAALLPVLLLLLAGPLGGARALTCLCSDCKQANSTCETDGACMVSVFNLDGVKHHVRTCIPEAKLIPAGKPFYCLSSEDLRNTHCCYSDFCNKIDLMVPSGHLKDNEPPSSWGPVELVAVIAGPVFLVFVVMIIVVFVFHHHQRVYHNRQRLDMEDPSCEMCLSKDKTLQDLVYDLSTSGSGSGLPLFVQRTVARTIVLQEIIGKGRFGEVWRGRWRGGDVAVKIFSSREERSWFREAEIYQTVMLRHENILGFIAADNKDNGTWTQLWLVSDYHEHGSLFDYLNRYTVTIEGMIKLALSAASGLAHLHMEIVGTQGKPGIAHRDLKSKNILVKKNGTCAIADLGLAVRHDSVTDTIDIAPNQRVGTKRYMAPEVLDETINMKHFDSFKCADIYALGLVYWEIARRCNAGGIHEEYQLPYYDLVPSDPSIEEMRKVVCDQKLRPNIPNWWQSYEALRVMGKMMRECWYANGAARLTALRIKKTLSQLSVQEDVKI; from the exons CTTTGACATGTCTGTGCTCTGACTGCAAACAAGCCAACTCCACGTGTGAGACGGATGGTGCCTGCATGGTCTCAGTCTTCAACCTGGATGGTGTCAAACACCACGTTCGGACCTGCATTCCTGAGGCAAAATtgattcctgctgggaaaccCTTCTATTGTCTGAGTTCAGAGGATCTGCGTAACACTCACTGCTGCTACTCCGATTTTTGCAACAAAATTGATTTAATGGTTCCCAGTG GACACCTGAAAGACAACGAGCCCCCGTCGAGCTGGGGTCCGGTGGAGCTGGTGGCGGTGATCGCCGGGCCCGTGTTCCTCGTGTTTGTTGTCATGATCATCGTGGTCTTCGTGTTCCACCACCACCAACGGGTCTATCACAACCGCCAGAGGCTGGACATGGAAGATCCTTCTTGTGAAATGTGCCTTTCCAAGGACAAGACATTGCAAGATCTGGTCTATGATCTCTCCACCTCCGGCTCTGGCTCAG GCTTGCCTCTGTTTGTCCAGCGGACGGTGGCTCGAACGATTGTCCTTCAGGAGATCATTGGCAAAGGCCGCTTTGGGGAGGTGTGGCGGGGCAGGTGGCGTGGGGGTGACGTGGCTGTGAAGATCTTCTCGTCACGTGAGGAACGTTCCTGGTTCAGAGAGGCAGAGATCTATCAAACAGTGATGCTGAGGCACGAGAACATCCTGGGATTCATTGCTGCAGATAACAAAG ATAATGGGACATGGACTCAGCTGTGGCTCGTCTCTGACTACCACGAGCACGGCTCTCTCTTTGATTACCTGAATCGCTACACGGTGACCATCGAGGGCATGATCAAGCTCGCCCTGTCTGCTGCCAGCGGGCTGGCCCACCTGCACATGGAGATCGTGGGCACTCAGG GAAAACCTGGGATTGCTCACAGAGACCTGAAATCCAAGAATATTTTGGTGAAGAAGAACGGCACGTGTGCCATCGCTGACCTCGGCCTGGCCGTCCGGCACGACTCCGTCACCGACACCATCGACATCGCCCCCAACCAAAGGGTTGGAACCAAAAG ATACATGGCCCCAGAAGTCTTGGATGAAACCATCAACATGAAACATTTTGATTCATTTAAATGTGCTGATATCTACGCCTTGGGCTTGGTCTACTGGGAGATTGCCCGAAGGTGCAACGCAGGAG gTATCCATGAGGAGTATCAGCTTCCCTACTATGACCTTGTACCCTCTGATCCTTCTATTGAGGAGATGAGGAAGGTTGTGTGTGACCAGAAATTACGGCCAAACATCCCAAACTGGTGGCAGAGCTACGAG GCACTACGGGTGATGGGCAAGATGATGCGAGAGTGCTGGTACGCCAACGGAGCGGCTCGGCTCACTGCCCTCCGCATCAAGAAAaccctctcccagctcagcgTCCAGGAAGATGTGAAAATTTAG